From the Musa acuminata AAA Group cultivar baxijiao chromosome BXJ3-1, Cavendish_Baxijiao_AAA, whole genome shotgun sequence genome, the window TTTGCTCATCCTACAATTCTTGAGCAGTAAATAAACTCCAAATGAGGTAAATATGGGAGGTTAATGTTGGTTAATATCATCTCTAAATAGTTGGGCGTTACGGCTTTGTTGTAGTTGTTGCATGTTGGTTAATATCATTAATCCAAATCAAAGAACATGTCTTCGATTACTTTTACTCCTTGTCATATCTAACATGACTACACAATTTGTTAATCACATTTAAAAGAGTATCCCAATGTTTCGTAGACTAATTGGTACCATAGTGGTTCCACGTATTCATATCTAGCTGGTGATGTCATTTAATACTCAGAAGTATATATAACCTGCTGTTCACAAAATCGCTACCCAGTACCTATTATCTTATCAACTTGAATTTGTTCATGATTTTTTCTATTTGTTAGAAGAATTAAAAAGCTAATGTCCGAAATCTTATGCCAATCCCAACATTGGGTCATTGTAATTCTGCGTTGGAACTTGGAAGTATTATATACTTTTTCTATAGATTATGATTGTAAGGATATGACAACAGAATTGGGTTAACAATGTCAAGAATGGCCATTCTGCTTCTAATTATATATTTCATGAGTTTTATAGTCAACTAGCAGTACATCATGAAATTTAACATCTTGGTTAAAAACATACTTTTATTTTGCTACATATCTTGGATTTGTACATTATTAATCATACTTAATCATTCATCACATTTGAAAAACCACAATAGAAGAAACTTCTCAGTATCCTGATCTACTATAAATCATAGTAGAATAAGAAACTCTGATACCTACAAACTTGGAACAATTTCAGTGATATGAGACTATTGAGTTGAGCCGTCAAAAAGGGAGTTCCACAGTCACTAAAAAATTTATAACTTCAGTAAGCTATCTGCTAACCAGCATTTTATGTGCTAAGGTCCATACTAGCCACGTTGGCTCTTTGCCAAGTCAGCATAATGTTGGCAAGTGTGACCAGCAAGGCATATTTTGATGCTGTGCTAGCTTGTATTATGCCAACTGAAAATAAATTGACACTTAAATTCATGTTATAAACATCATTTTAAGGTGAGAAAGATATGGCCAGCTATTAATTAGTAGTATATGTCCCTTGAATAGAGGAGGGTTGGACCAAGCATGTTTTTGTCAAaaccttgataaaaaaaaaaaaaattgagtgcCAGGTTAAAATTTCATAGACCACCTAAATTGCAAGTTTAGCCTTCGCAATATTGGGCTATGCACATTTTCATGACACTAATCAAACCAGCCAATCTAAGTTTTTGTTCACTTCCTACGTGGGACTAAATTGGGGCGTTACAGTAGGCATGAATCAGCAGAGTATTGGGCTATGCACCATTGTGTTGGAACAGTTACTTGATTGTATGTGATGCATGCAATATTGCATCAGAAGGACAAGCACTGGCTGTAGTAGGATACTCCTGCATGTTCATCTCTGTCATGAGAGCATCCTTTTATCATATGTTGTCCTGTAACAATGCTTTTTTATTTATAGTAGAAGGTTCATTTAAACTGCTATAGTACTGTTTATCTtgtgatttattttttattgtatGTCCTCACAGGTGGCAGCAACTTCTTATCAACACTTTTGTTGGTTATGATACAATTTTGATTAACAGCCTCTTAAATTCTCCTGGTCATGGTAAGAATTTTATTttgttgaaatattttttcttattttcatgtTTAATACATTAGTAATGCATCACATTCAATTCAAGTAACTGAGGAAAATACTGAATTGAGCCAGTTTAGTTCTTTTCCAGACTCATAAGTAATGCATATATGAGTATTATTTTATGTAACTTGAATCCATGGTCTTCTACTTGCATTGGCACATAATTTTGTGACCTTCATGTCTAGGCATGTTTTTGAGCCATATAAAGTAAATGTCGTTTTGATGCTAGGAAAGCATACTTCCCACTTCGTAGAAGTTGGGcttctgcttttctttttctgGAAACAAATGAATTCTGGTTATTGCCATAGGTGTCTTGCATTGATGGTAATTAATCCTTTCTTTTGTGCTTCTGTACTCTAATTACTTTAATGGACTTCCATGACTGTTAGCTTCTAGCTGGggttctcttttctctttctttgaaAAACAGAATACTATTTTGTAGATTAGTACAGAATTAAAACTACTAACCTGTTTCAACTTCTTTGTCATGTTTCATACTCCACTTGATATGAAGGTGACCAGAAAAGAGCAGACTCTCTTTTGATTCCTTATCACCTTTTTCAGATCTCTATGATGACTCTCCTTTTTGTGATTAATATGCCATGCTTGATCATATTAGATAATATAGgtacacagagggcaatggagagGGATTTAGAATCAGTGTCCTTATCAGTTAAATTAGTGGAAAGGAGGATAATATTATAGAATAATACATAGAAGTAGGAATTTGTTGCTAGCAGGATCAAAACCATGCATGCACCAGATTTCCTTTTCTTAATTAATCATGATTGTATCAAATactatttgtaattttgtatcaTTTAATTTATGATCAATTAAATTAAATATGCTGAATAACAACTGAGATGGTCATTTTTCATTCTATGTGCTCTCCTTGAAAGATAACATGTTTTGTCATGATATttgtaatgataaaaaaaatgtaatttttatattttctcaagagataaaaaaaaataattttctcacttTTGTGATTGGATCAACAGAGAAGTTTTGTCTAGTAAGAATttctatgtatttatatatatctatttGTTAACAACTACCCTTTAACTGGTGCAGGTTATCTATACAACTTCCAGACAAAGGAATTCTATAATCTTAGGTATGGGCAAGAACCATCAGAAGGTCATGCAAGATTTGGAGGTTTGTTAATTTAGTATCTGCTAGACAAATCTGTATAAaacattttttttatgttttagtccgtaattttttttatattatgttgttTCCCAGTTGCTTGTTTGTTGAATTGTTCCTGTTCGTACTTTTGCTTTCTTCTCAATGGTATCAGTGCTTATATAATGCAATGGTTGTGTTGGCAGTTAATGTTGGTTCTACTATGGTACTTTCTTTCATGTTTGATGCTTCTATTAGCTTTATAAAAGATTTTATTATTGCTTTTACTGAGTGTGCCTGCCTAACTCATTATATGTAGCTTATAATACAACACTGGTACATGGAATAAATATCCTTTCTCCCTAGATGAAATTAGTTGTCTTGGATATACCTTTTTTTGTCTTACAATTAGTTTTGCATATGCTTGAACTAATTAATTTTTGTCTAAAACAGAAAGAATTGTCTTAAATGAATGAATGTACTTAGTGATTCAGATGCTTGATTTTGGAATTTGAAGATTATCTTCAGTTTTCAGTTTGTTGAAGGTTTTTCTTTAATGGTAATTTTTATTGGAATCAATTTTGTGTAAAAGCTGCGACAGGTTTCATCAAGTTAAAACAGACTCAAGCACCTCAAAGTGTGAGAGAAATATGTACTTATTTGGTTTTAACAGTTGGataataacttgatttcatgtagaATTAAGTATACGAGGAAGATCTAACAAACAGAAGTTTCTATAGGATCCTTGAGATGAAGATGAAGGTGATATATTAAAATCAGCAGGATTAAGAGCATGTTACAAGTATACAGACAATGGATTTATCTTTATGAGGGTTACTTTCGAAAGGTGTTAATTTTGAAACTTTGGATAATTGGAAAAGAGAGAGGAAGCTAGTGGCATTCTCTTCGACATGACTTGACATAATATAGGTCAGTGAACATGGTCATGAGCTCATTGCTGAATATTTTTACAACACCCTAGATTTAGCTTCACATCAGATGTGGGAGACCAATTGTCTTGGTATATTGGGGTAAATGAGTCTATCATCATTAATTTAAGTTTAAGAATTTTTGGCCACATGTTTCTAGGTCTATCAAGTTAATAGGTCAATTATCCTATCAGCACCCTAGATTTTTACAACACCCTAGATTTAGCCCCACATCAGATGCGGGAGACCAATTGTATTAGTATGTGGGGCTAAATGAGTCTAGCATCATTAATTTAAGTTCAAGTATTTTTGGTCACATGTTTCTAGGTCTATCAAAGTTAATGGGTCAATTATCTTATCAACTTGGGTTGTGACAAATGGTATTGGAGCTAACATAGTATTAGGCATGGTAAGGGGAAGTAAGAAAAGTGTCACTATAGTTAAGGGCTAGATGTCATGTGCGCCATGGTAGAGGTTGATTATAAGTTATGTTGATCCTTTACAAAAATGTCAAATCTTAATTGAGGGAGATTATGACACTCGAGATTTGGTCTCATGTTAGATGTGGGAGGTCAATTAAATTGTTATACAGGTTAGATGGATGTACTACTATTGGCTTGAGCTTAAGCAATTTGGTCCACAAGGTCTTAGACCCATTAAGTTAATGTGTTAGTTGTCCCATTGAACCAAGTCATGATCAAGGTTTGTGATTTAATGTACCTATAGTATCTTGGTTAGGGTTCAGACTAGTAATGTACTGGTGTGCATTGAGTGTCGGGATACTGATATAGCTTTGGAAAAgttctgaaaaaataaaaaagaaatttgtACCACCCTATACCGAGTGTTCCACATGGTTTACCATGGTCAACACACTGGTAGGCCATCAGACTGATAAATACCATCCATATTAAACCGTACTGGGTGGTATTGAAAACCTTACTCGTGACACGTATTTGTTTAATATCTACTTCAGCTCCTGTCATCATTTGTGTTTTATGTCAAATGTTCTGGTGTAATTTATATTTCCCTTTAGGAATATATGGGCCTTACAAGACTTGTACTAGTGTGCTTATGTTGGTATCTTTCTGCTGTTGTGATATGTATATGATACTGTGGAAAATTGTATGTCACTACATTAAGAACTTATGCATCTATACAAACATCTTCTGAATTTTATGGGATCACCTTTTCTGAATGCTTAACAAACGTACTTCTTTTGAGGCAGACTCTGCAAGAACAGCACATCCTGTCTAATTCTGTCTTTCCAAACTTCATCAAAATGTACAATCTGTATTTGCAGAAATTTGTATTAGCTTAGTTAAAAAATATTAAGGGACTGTTACATGCTTCCTTAATTAGCACAGAAGATTCGTGAGCTAAAAGATTTACCTGCAATCATGTTTGTCTGCAGTTCAGTTTCCTTCGCAAATTATTTATTATCTGATTTGTCATTTTTTaggggtctctctctctctctctctctctctctctctctctctctgtgttaatGCAGTATCTTTTTTGCTAAAACTAACTAGATCATTCGCCAATGCAGATTTCTTTGTCACCAAAAGTGGTGTGCTTATAATGTCATTATTTGTTTTCTTTACTACAACCATGTCAGTTTCATTCATTCTGAGGGAAACACAGTCGCGCATGCTCAAGTTCACTGGtttgtttcttgttcttgtttATAGTTACCTAAATAACTGTCTTTCAGCTTATGGTATAAGAGTTCACTGTAAATACTTCATTCACTATGGCAGTGCAACTCCAACACTATGCTAGCAATCAGCTTCCCACGTTCCAATTGATCTTTGTGCACATAATTGAGTCTCTGATATTTGTACCTGTAAGTAAGATCTCATTGCAACCATTTTTCATTTTGTGAACTTTGTGAAAGCATAATGTAGTTTGTTTTCATAAAACATCTTATTATTACACTTTCTTGCTAATGCAGATTATGGTCGGTATCCTGTTTTTTCTGTTTGAGTTCTATGACGACCAGCTACTTGCATTCTTGGTTTTCATTCTTGTCTGGTTCTGTGAACTTTTCACTATGATCAGGTACATCTACTCACTTGTGTTATCAAGAACTGCTGTTTTTGTTTTACTATTGCCTTAAATGCTTTTAAAATGCAAATCTATTTACTTCTACTAATAGCATCAACCTAGGCTCATAATACATCTGACATGTTGTGATAGAATATGGCTCCCCATGTTTGTGTCACAGCATGCTTCCTTGTCAGCACCAGTGTAAACATTTTGAGAAAGAAACAATCATTATTGAAAAAAATCTGCTGAAAGAAACCAGATGAAGCATACCTGATGTAGAACAGATTTATAATATTGTGTTTTTGGTTGGTTTGCAGTGTTCGGACAGCTATATCAGCACAGTTCTTTCCTCGGTTCTTCTTGCTCTATTTCCTGGTGTTCCATATATACTTCTTTTCTTATGCTTATGGTACACTCATCATATTTTCTGCTTTATTTTTTAACACCATTTAAGTTTATTTTCTTGGATTATTATATCATTTGCTAGCTTTCTGTTTTTTGTGTCAACTATCTCCAGGTTTTCTGTACTTGGCATTTTCTGCTACAGCAGCATTCATGCAACATTTGGTCCTTTATTTCTGGAATCGATTTGAGGTACATGTTCTGCTTGCTTTGCAAGTAGCTGACTCTGTTATAGATACAAGGATATGTCTTGGGTTACTTTCCCCCAGAGACTCATTCTCATATAATGACGTGTCTTAAGAGATTCACTTCATAAACTGCACATTTACTATCCAAAGTAGGAAATATGCAAAGTTCCTTTACAGCATCATCCAATCAGATCACAATGTAGTTACATATTCGAGAAACAACATTCACAGAAACACAGAAAGAGAGAGTGTGCATAGTTGATAAATATCAGAGAAAAGattaaatatttgataaataccCTCATCTAGCTGAAGAAAAGGTTAAATATTTGCTAAACATCAGAGAGATGATGTGTGGGAATTCATTAAGTTTCCTGTTATGGAATTTGTACTTAAATGTACCTGAAACTCAAGGATACCATCAAACAGTTGGATATGATGTTgaagcatctgaggaagaggacagAGATAAAGTTCTTTCATTTTTGATACAGGAACTTGAGTAAAAAACCTGAAGAAGGCTGTTAAACCAGTTGCACTAAGTTTTAGATACCACTTGTGCTGTGACCCCTGAGAAAGTCGAAGCTCATAATATATAATCTGGTCATATATCACTTGCACTGATCTTTGTGTTATAAtatcaattttcttaaaaatattgcCTTCAAACAACCTTACTGTGCGAGTTCAATGTTTGGCATCTCTTCTGGTCAAAGTCATTTTTGAGAACAATACTTTTCTCTCAAAATGCAACTCTATTGTGCATTGTAAGTTTTGAAGTCATATGTCACCATTCTCCCAACTCTATCAGTCATGAGAAATTTTTGTGGTTTATCATATGGTTCCTCACATGTAACTCATATCCATTTGGAAGGAAAACATTTGCTAACTGAGAAATTAAAAAGAGATTTATGCTTCAGCTTGTCCTTTTTTGTTGTATTTGGTTATAATAATTATCCTATGGAAGTGACAAAAAAACTAACTTCATTATTATTTGCATCATATTTCTCCAATCCCTTGCAGGTCCCAGCCGTCCAGAGATTCATAAGAGCCCGAGCTCAGCTGCACCATCAGACCAGTGTTCAGATCACATCATCCACCTTGTACCACCCCTTGCCTTTCCATGTCACCGAACTGACCATGCCCAATCCTGATTTGATCCATAATGAATCCATGCCAACTCCAGATTCTCCCACAAGATCCAACCCTGTCGGATTATCTGATCCTACAGAAGGCCCTGAACCTCGACCAGCTTCAGATCTAAGTTCTCAGCAAACAAGAACTACCTCAGGATCCAGCTCATTAAATCCATTCAGATATCTTCTGTCCTGGATAGCAGGTGGTGCTTCTGACAACTTAGTTTCCTTCTCCATATTCAGGAATTTCCGACTCCGAGGCCAGGTTTTTGCACAACAGGCCTAGCAAGAGAATGTGTCATCAACACAGGATCAAACCTAAGAAAGAAGGTTCAAAAAAGATAATGGTTCACAGTCCACAGAAATGTTCATTGGATCAGGAAAGCTTATGATACTCTTGCATTGCTTGTAGCATGCACTCCATTGTAGCAaaagggaaaaaatatatatatatatatatatatatatatatatatatatatatatatatatatatatatataatatttgttctAATCCATTAACAGTTCATATGATTGTatacaaattttctttttctttttcttatccctTTGATTGTGCATTTCTTGTACATTTGGTTGCAAGTTTCCATAATCATACGTAGGATATTAAAAGAATattctttgaatttttttttatttctttcacaAGATAAGTGATTTGAGAATTGTTTCTTTTTTAATGTGTGAACGATGACATGTGTTCATGATGTTCATGTTGGTGTCTGTCTTAGTAAATCGAGTCTAGAAAATTAGATTAGATGTTTATTTGGATAAAATGGTTCTTGTATGTCAGGATTTTTTGGGTCAATATTATGAATGTAAGGTGATTTTTTTGccctaaaaatatttttattgtcagACTTTTATCAAATGATATTCatctaattaatttttatttaaaaatatatttttaattaatttgatgaaaatatcccatcatattttcatcatttgatgAAAATATGGGGATAAGGGAGTGGTGTTGCTCATCTTCTCCTCCTTTGCCCCTTCTCCTCCCCCACCTCAATAGCATCCTCGACGTCACCTGCACTGCCCTTTGCTGCTCTCTCTTGTCCCCATATTCGATATCTCGTTGCCTATCTTCCTCATCCCTAAAGCTTCCTGTCTTGGGTACCCCTTCGTCGACGCTTATGGTACTGCAACTATGACACCTTATGTCATAATGTCATTGATTTAACCATGAATAAAACCAACTTCGTGACTTGCCATTCGTGTCATGACATGTTAGAGAGAAGAGGTGGGGGTGGGTATGCGGCCTTGTTGAGGGTGAGTTGTGGTAAAATAACTATCTACgtatatataaattttagatttttttgtgaaaatatcttatttatttatcagCCCTTTAAATTAggatttttaatttcgaatgataccgtcgATACCGGGCAATATTATCGATTGGGGTTGTTTTTGCCCCATTACCATATGAAATCGATTGGTAATAATTGATTTCGACCGTCGCTGCTTGCTACCGGACGGTATTAGCTGAGGGAGAAATAAAGGGAAAACTTGGAGATCTGATGTCACTCTTCTTCGACGATCTCGATTTATCGCTGCCCTCCCTCGTCAAATACTGTAGATGTGAGGTCTTGGCGTCGTCGGCAAGTTCTCCTAATTCGCACAAGAGAAAAAGTCTCAACGATGCCGTCGAGGCTTTGTAGGAAGAAACCTTGATAACATCACCAATGCTTTAAGAAACGATGTGACATCGTCTCGACGACATCAccctatatatacatgtatatatataaatatatatatatatatgtcagagtgtatcattcaaataaataaataaataaataaatatatatatatatatatatatatatatatatatatatagtcagagCGAACGTATTGAACTGAACTCGAAACTTCGATACGATACCAAACGACAAACCATGCTTAAAATTATGATCGATTCGGTTTAAGAACCTCAAGAAGAGGGAGGCAAGCGGGTCCCCCCGCTGCCACGACCCCACCCGCCTGGGACACCGTCGACCTTATCTTGAGACCCACGCACCAGGCACGTGAGTCTTCGCCTGCAGGGTCCCAGGGCACCATCACCATCCCAAGTGGCGGAGTTTCGTTCCCCCTGCTCCTCCTTCCTCGCGAGGGATCCCCTCCTCTACGCCCCTGCTTCTGCCTCTCTTCCGCACCTCCAATCCCCCTCACCCACTCCGGGATCCATCCATTAGGTTTTTCGGaacagaagaggaggaagaaccaCAGCTAGGGCTCCCGAAGCTGAGGCCTCTTGGAAGCCTAGGGTTTCCGGTTCAATTCCTCCTTCGCTCGATCCCGTGCTGCCATGGTGCTCATCTCCGAGATCACCGAAGAAGCCCCCAAGGCTGAAGGTGACGGGCCCCCCGATCCCAAGGTGGAACAATCGGACGATGCAGAGCCTACCTTGGCCGCCGCTGAGACCACTGCCCAGGACACCAACCCCATCGAGTTGGAACAGACGCAACCGCAGCCCCCGACTCCGACCCAGGAGCCGCTCCCCATGTCAGAGCAGCAGGAGCAGTCGCCCCTGCCCCAGGATACGCCCCCTGAGCCGTCAGAGAGTAACCCTCCTTCTCCGCCTCCCCCCTCATCGAGCTCCGCGCCGCCGGACGACTCCCAGCTCGCGGCTCCGGCCCCTCCTCTGTCCGCCCCTGTCAAGGTCCCCTATAACGAGTATGCCCTGCGCGTCGCCTACATCATGCGCAGCTACCTCCACATGCGCcccggcagtgccaccgcccacgcCCCTGCTGCCTCTGCTGCTGATGGGGAGGACCGCTGCAGAGCGACGATGGAGGTGACGCGGAGGGAGAACGGGCGGTGGGGGGTGTCAAAGATAGAGCTGGAACATACCCACCCGCTTGACCCACCGCCGGACCCCGCTGGGACTCTCGCCGCCGGCGGGCTGGTCCCAGTGGTGGGCATGGAGTTTGACTCCATCTCAGCTGCAAAGCAGTACTACAGTGCTTACAGTGAGAAGATGGGGTTCCAGTCCAAGATGGGCTCAGGGAAGCGGTCAAGGGGTACCCGgctcttgatcatgcagaggttctCATGCTCTAAGGGGCACTTCCCCACCTACAATAATGCCGCTGAGAATTCAACGAAGAAGAGGAAGCGTGGGACTTATAAGAAAAGAACTGAGAAGGAAGCAGAAGAAGCCAAGAAAGATGGCAATGCGGTGGAAGTGATTCAGCTTGAGAGCTCAACGGATAAAGAAGGCATGGCAGTTGATGAGCATAGAGGGGAGGTCCAAAGTGGTCGGCCTGAAACTTCAGATGCAGGAAAGACTCCGTCTAGTTCTGTAAATGAGAAAGGGAAAGGGAAGGATGTTGGAAAGGTACCACTGGTATCGAATCCAGGACAATCACGGTTATTGAGAGAGCTTGGGATAAGAGTGTCACGCTACACACATGAGGAAAGGAGGAATATAATACACAAGTACATGCAAAAAAGGAGTGGTAGGCAAGCAGTGGACAGATCCATTAAGGTAACTTTATGAACTTCTCTCAATTATGGTTGCAAGTATCTGCAACTGTTCTAAATGTGATGCCTATTTCAGGGAAAGGAGAGCAAGTTGTCATAAAAAGAAATGTAGTTTTTACTTATGTTTCTGAATTTGATTAATGTATGATTTATGTACTCTTCTTGACAGATACCCTCCCGGCAAGCGCTCGCAGAAAGAAGGCAGCGAGGTGTTGGAGGGAAGTTTCTTAGTAGAGAAGAAACACAGGTAAATTTGGAGCCTTGGATTTTGAGTGTATTTGTTGCATCCGAAGTTATGTTTCTCTAGTATAAAGCACATCATGGTTCTCAGCTTGTTGGATATCTCTTATCTTTCATTTGAATGCTTATGCCTCATTTATATAACTTGCCTGAGCTGCAGTTATTTATTGTTTTTTGTATACTGTAGCATGAGGTTTAATCTTTATTTGGGTTAAGATAGTTTCAAAGGTCATATGTAGTAATTATATGAGGAATTTAGCATATGCCTACGTAAGATTTTGGGGATGTATTTTTCTTGTTTACAAATAAACTTGGCCTTTCTTCTGTGGGGCATACCTCATCCTATGATTATCCATaagtttattttgttttaattattCCTGTGATGAGTCCATAAGTTTTTGGGGATGTATGAATCTTGTTTACAAATAAACTTGGCCTTTCTCCTGTGGGGCATACCTCATCCTATGATTATCCATAAGGAAAATGcttgttttgttttaattattCTTGTAATGAGTCCATAAATTTTCTTCTTACACAGTATGCATCATCCACATTGTGGAATCATGTAAGAAAGACATTACTAATAATTCATGTTGAAGGAGGTTCTTATTGGATTTGGGATTTACCAAGAAATGTTTACATATTTATGGATACCATTTCATACACTACCAGTTGCAAAGTGAGGAACATCAGGTTAATAATAACCAGAGATTACCAAGACATTGTTATGATATGCACAGCCAATCATCAAACATACTAGATGATCATGGTTTTAAATGCCGGGTGGACTGGTATTCAACACCCATTATTTTCTAGTATGACCCAAAACTGATACATGGATTGTGCCCTACCACCTGGTCTAGTTTT encodes:
- the LOC135628675 gene encoding membralin-like protein At1g60995 isoform X2; the protein is MDPEHTFLRVHARVSGSLSQLLGPRVRLMLEYACLAAAGALFCLLVIMHINFVQQPGCSREFSGFEFTEAQVVQIKKHLGWNAFLNVPKSFRPFQFNHLKAFMVQWLEKRSKAQEPTYLYTVEKGYFLLPEGAKSQHHIRTTNLTISAQNSCFGNRWQQLLINTFVGYDTILINSLLNSPGHGYLYNFQTKEFYNLRYGQEPSEGHARFGDFFVTKSGVLIMSLFVFFTTTMSVSFILRETQSRMLKFTVQLQHYASNQLPTFQLIFVHIIESLIFVPIMVGILFFLFEFYDDQLLAFLVFILVWFCELFTMISVRTAISAQFFPRFFLLYFLVFHIYFFSYAYGFLYLAFSATAAFMQHLVLYFWNRFEVPAVQRFIRARAQLHHQTSVQITSSTLYHPLPFHVTELTMPNPDLIHNESMPTPDSPTRSNPVGLSDPTEGPEPRPASDLSSQQTRTTSGSSSLNPFRYLLSWIAGGASDNLVSFSIFRNFRLRGQVFAQQA
- the LOC135628675 gene encoding membralin-like protein At1g60995 isoform X1 codes for the protein MDPEHTFLRVHARVSGSLSQLLGPRVRLMLEYACLAAAGALFCLLVIMHINFVQQPGCSREFSGFEFTEAQVVQIKITGGGLWTQSSAETERVSFQKGILTETSKGPEMNENDITIFSPKFWSNFLCSGAAKSKLISKFWKNDKELFESQVGKGPDTSISNSVLCDLSMKSEAKDMQIGKPVSVGESLVEAKSRFYSKWKMPVVSFWSSASLYSSYALELWKHLGWNAFLNVPKSFRPFQFNHLKAFMVQWLEKRSKAQEPTYLYTVEKGYFLLPEGAKSQHHIRTTNLTISAQNSCFGNRWQQLLINTFVGYDTILINSLLNSPGHGYLYNFQTKEFYNLRYGQEPSEGHARFGDFFVTKSGVLIMSLFVFFTTTMSVSFILRETQSRMLKFTVQLQHYASNQLPTFQLIFVHIIESLIFVPIMVGILFFLFEFYDDQLLAFLVFILVWFCELFTMISVRTAISAQFFPRFFLLYFLVFHIYFFSYAYGFLYLAFSATAAFMQHLVLYFWNRFEVPAVQRFIRARAQLHHQTSVQITSSTLYHPLPFHVTELTMPNPDLIHNESMPTPDSPTRSNPVGLSDPTEGPEPRPASDLSSQQTRTTSGSSSLNPFRYLLSWIAGGASDNLVSFSIFRNFRLRGQVFAQQA